The following are encoded together in the Magnetospirillum gryphiswaldense MSR-1 v2 genome:
- a CDS encoding TrkH family potassium uptake protein, whose protein sequence is MIDFRPVLQIIGWILCLLALSMTVPAAIDAMAGSGQWMAFIASAGITLVAGLGLVLGTRTDNRKPLSIRQAYLAAGLGWLVPCLFAALPFSLSSLDLSATDAFFEATSGITTTGSTVLSGLDTLAPGLLLWRGLLQWLGGIGIIVMALAVLPVLNIGGMQMFRVEVVSARERTAPRAARIGSTLISVYVGLTALLALALWAAGMGRFDAITHAMSTIATGGFSNYDRSMAHFDSVTMDLIVLVGMILGGMPFLLFFTLAQGDWRRVLRDQQVHWYLGLMALGSIAITLWLIDVRHFQPLTALRHAAFTVASVMTGTGLVTLDYSDWAGMPVAILFFLTFVGGCAGSTAAGIKVFRFQLLFANAVVQIRQLLRPHAVMVPSFNNKPIPKDVLTSVMGFIFVYALAFATLSMMLAVLGLDFVTALSASASAISNVGPGLGDLIGPGGTFAPLPDLAKILLAGGMLFGRLEMFILLVVFVPSFWRD, encoded by the coding sequence ATGATCGATTTTCGCCCCGTCCTCCAGATCATCGGTTGGATCCTGTGCCTGCTGGCCCTGTCCATGACCGTGCCGGCAGCCATCGATGCCATGGCCGGCAGCGGTCAATGGATGGCCTTCATCGCCTCGGCCGGCATCACCCTCGTGGCCGGACTGGGGCTGGTCTTGGGCACCCGTACCGACAACCGTAAGCCGTTGTCCATCCGCCAAGCCTATCTGGCCGCCGGATTGGGCTGGCTGGTGCCCTGCCTGTTCGCCGCCCTGCCGTTTTCCCTGAGCAGCCTGGACCTGTCGGCCACCGACGCCTTTTTTGAAGCGACCAGCGGCATCACCACCACCGGCTCGACCGTTCTGAGCGGCCTCGACACGTTGGCACCCGGTCTGTTGCTGTGGCGCGGCCTGCTGCAATGGCTGGGCGGCATTGGCATCATCGTCATGGCCCTGGCGGTGCTGCCGGTCCTCAATATCGGCGGCATGCAGATGTTCCGGGTCGAGGTGGTCTCTGCCCGCGAACGGACCGCGCCCCGGGCGGCCCGCATCGGTTCGACCCTGATTTCCGTCTATGTCGGCCTGACCGCATTGCTGGCCCTGGCCCTGTGGGCGGCGGGCATGGGCCGTTTCGACGCCATCACCCACGCCATGAGCACCATCGCCACCGGCGGCTTCAGCAATTACGACCGCTCCATGGCCCATTTCGACAGCGTCACCATGGACCTGATCGTCCTTGTCGGCATGATCCTGGGCGGCATGCCGTTCCTGCTGTTCTTCACCCTGGCCCAGGGCGACTGGCGCCGGGTGCTGCGCGATCAGCAGGTGCATTGGTATCTGGGATTGATGGCCCTGGGCTCGATCGCCATCACCTTGTGGCTGATCGACGTCCGCCATTTCCAGCCGTTGACGGCGTTGCGCCACGCCGCCTTCACCGTCGCCTCGGTGATGACCGGCACCGGTCTGGTCACCCTGGATTACAGCGATTGGGCTGGCATGCCGGTGGCCATCCTGTTTTTCCTGACCTTCGTCGGCGGCTGCGCCGGCTCCACCGCCGCCGGCATCAAGGTGTTCCGCTTCCAGCTTCTGTTCGCCAACGCGGTGGTGCAGATCCGGCAATTGCTGCGCCCCCACGCGGTGATGGTGCCCAGCTTCAACAACAAGCCCATCCCCAAGGACGTGCTGACCTCGGTCATGGGCTTCATCTTCGTCTATGCCCTGGCCTTCGCCACCTTGTCCATGATGCTGGCGGTGCTGGGGCTGGATTTCGTCACCGCCCTGTCGGCCTCGGCCTCGGCCATCTCCAATGTGGGGCCGGGCCTGGGCGACCTGATCGGCCCCGGCGGCACCTTCGCCCCATTGCCTGATCTGGCCAAAATCCTGCTGGCCGGCGGCATGTTGTTCGGGCGGTTGGAAATGTTCATCCTGCTGGTGGTGTTCGTCCCCAGCTTCTGGCGGGACTAA